One genomic window of Gossypium hirsutum isolate 1008001.06 chromosome D11, Gossypium_hirsutum_v2.1, whole genome shotgun sequence includes the following:
- the LOC107911256 gene encoding probable calcium-binding protein CML15 has protein sequence MVALRVEQLKQLKDIFARFDMDSDGSLTVLELAALLRSLGLKPSGDQIHALLAKMDSNGNGAVEFDELANTILPTMKDEILVNQEQLTEVFRLFDRDGNGYITAAELAGCMAKMGHPLTYKELTDMIKEADADGDGVISFNEFSSVMAKSALEFLGISLSSS, from the coding sequence ATGGTGGCATTACGAGTTGAACAACTGAAGCAGTTGAAGGACATTTTCGCGAGGTTCGACATGGATTCCGACGGAAGCCTCACCGTTCTCGAGCTGGCGGCGTTATTGAGATCGCTAGGGCTGAAGCCATCGGGTGATCAAATCCATGCGCTGTTAGCCAAAATGGATTCCAACGGCAACGGTGCGGTGGAATTCGATGAACTAGCCAATACTATATTGCCTACAATGAAAGATGAGATACTGGTGAACCAAGAGCAACTCACGGAGGTTTTTCGGTTGTTCGACCGTGACGGAAATGGGTATATCACGGCGGCGGAGCTGGCTGGTTGCATGGCGAAAATGGGTCATCCGTTGACGTATAAAGAGTTAACGGATATGATAAAAGAGGCTGATGCCGATGGGGATGGTGTCATTAGCTTCAATGAGTTTTCTTCTGTAATGGCAAAGTCGGCCTTGGAATTTCTGGGCATTTCTTTATCATCATCTTAA
- the LOC107911385 gene encoding tetraspanin-8, producing the protein MGCICNCFVGLLNSVLLTVGIGFVISGAYLNINGNSDCEKVLTTPLIVMGGLLLILSLIGIMGTSCSSTFCMYIYLTLMFLLILGVIAFTIFVFMITNQAVGKAIADSEKVIEPKNPMDFSNWLAKKVNKENNWKKIKSCLIDARLCTTDEYKLEFNFLVLVGQVPDIEVYNKSLPALQAACCKPPDVCGFTQKNKSVWEVPKSGPSSKNKDCKKWSNDGDKMCFECDSCKVGVVENLKREWKALALINICLLAFLILIYMLGCCAFCC; encoded by the exons atggGTTGTATCTGCAATTGCTTCGTAGGGTTGCTGAACAGCGTATTGCTAACAGTAGGGATAGGTTTCGTCATATCTGGTGCTTACCTCAACATCAATGGTAACAGCGATTGCGAGAAAGTTTTAACCACCCCGTTAATTGTGATGGGTGGTCTTTTGCTCATCCTTTCCCTTATAGGAATAATGGGAACCTCATGCAGCAGCACCTTCTGCATGTACATTTATTTGACCCTCATGTTCCTTTTGATACTCGGTGTCATCGCTTTCACCATCTTCGTTTTCATGATCACCAACCAAGCCGTCGGGAAAGCCATCGCCGATAGCGAGAAAGTCATTGAACCCAAAAACCCCATGGATTTTTCCAATTGGTTGGCAAAAAAAGTCAATAAGGAGAATAACTGGAAAAAGATCAAGAGTTGTCTCATTGATGCCAGGCTTTGTACCACCGACGAATATAAACTTGAATTTAACTTCTTGGTGTTAGTGGGTCAGGTCCCTGACATCGAGGTTTATAACAAGAGCCTCCCTGCATTACAG GCGGCGTGTTGTAAGCCGCCGGATGTGTGTGGGTTTACACAGAAGAACAAGTCAGTGTGGGAAGTGCCGAAATCGGGACCGTCGTCGAAAAACAAGGACTGTAAGAAATGGAGCAATGATGGGGATAAGATGTGCTTTGAGTGCGATTCATGCAAAGTTGGGGTGGTTGAAAACCTAAAGAGGGAATGGAAGGCTTTGGCGTTAATCAATATCTGTCTCTTAGCTTTCTTAATTCTCATTTACATGCTCGGTTGTTGTGCTTTTTGTTGCTAA